The following proteins come from a genomic window of Sphaerisporangium rubeum:
- a CDS encoding cell division protein SepF: MGAVRRVVSYLGLGDGDQYDEPYEYGEYEDEWMPASERAARRWRSGGEPARIVMVRPRNYSDALIVGRHFREGQAVIMDVAGMSTAEATRLVDFAAGLTYGCDGRIERIADKVFLLAPADVEITTT; this comes from the coding sequence ATGGGGGCAGTGCGCAGGGTGGTGAGTTACCTTGGCCTGGGCGATGGGGATCAGTACGACGAGCCCTACGAGTACGGCGAGTACGAGGATGAGTGGATGCCCGCGTCGGAACGGGCCGCCAGGCGGTGGAGGTCCGGAGGTGAGCCCGCGCGGATCGTGATGGTCCGTCCGCGGAACTATTCTGATGCCCTCATCGTGGGCCGCCACTTCCGCGAGGGCCAGGCCGTGATCATGGATGTCGCCGGCATGTCCACCGCCGAGGCCACCCGCCTCGTCGACTTCGCCGCCGGTCTGACCTATGGGTGCGACGGACGCATCGAGCGCATCGCCGACAAGGTGTTCCTTCTGGCTCCCGCCGACGTCGAGATCACCACGACCTGA
- the plsX gene encoding phosphate acyltransferase PlsX: MDGIPPIALDAMGGDHAPGEIVAGAVKAVRERGVPVVLVGAPRAVSEALAAHDAGGEIPIVRAEEAIAMDEGALASLRRPRSSIAIACHLVRRGDASAVVSAGSTAGVVATGKLRLRAQPGVLRPAIAVPLPTRPRPTVLLDAGATADVKPETLVQFAHLGAAYAETALGATAPRVGLLTIGGEAEKGNKVTKRAHELLGADPALDFAGNIEGHDLLSGAVDVIVTDGFTGNVALKTMEGTVRYAFSEMRDAIAAGTFARLGALLQRSRMRALRRRLDPEAYGGAVLLGLNGTVVIAHGSSTAEGIAAACSLAATLARQGTVARVGERVAAASRSHRRRWPANNHEDR; the protein is encoded by the coding sequence TTGGACGGCATTCCGCCGATAGCTCTGGACGCGATGGGTGGCGACCACGCGCCGGGGGAGATCGTGGCAGGGGCCGTCAAGGCCGTACGGGAACGGGGAGTCCCCGTCGTCCTGGTCGGTGCGCCGCGTGCCGTGTCCGAGGCGCTCGCCGCGCACGACGCCGGCGGTGAGATCCCGATCGTGCGCGCCGAGGAGGCCATCGCCATGGACGAGGGGGCCCTCGCGAGTCTGCGCCGGCCACGTTCCAGCATCGCGATCGCCTGCCACCTTGTACGGCGCGGCGACGCCTCAGCGGTCGTCTCGGCGGGGTCCACCGCCGGCGTGGTCGCCACCGGCAAGCTCCGTCTGCGCGCGCAGCCAGGCGTACTGCGGCCCGCCATCGCCGTCCCCCTGCCGACCAGGCCCCGGCCCACGGTCCTGCTGGACGCCGGAGCGACGGCCGACGTCAAACCCGAGACCCTCGTGCAGTTCGCGCACCTCGGCGCCGCCTACGCCGAGACGGCGCTCGGCGCCACCGCTCCCCGGGTGGGGCTGCTCACCATCGGCGGTGAGGCCGAGAAGGGCAACAAGGTCACCAAACGCGCGCACGAGTTGCTCGGCGCCGACCCGGCTCTGGACTTCGCCGGCAACATCGAGGGTCACGACCTGCTGTCCGGCGCCGTGGACGTCATCGTCACCGACGGCTTCACCGGCAACGTCGCGCTGAAGACCATGGAGGGCACCGTCAGGTACGCCTTCTCCGAGATGCGTGACGCCATCGCCGCCGGCACGTTCGCCAGGCTCGGCGCGCTGCTCCAGCGGAGCCGCATGCGCGCGCTGCGCCGCCGCCTCGACCCCGAGGCGTACGGGGGGGCCGTGCTGCTCGGGCTGAACGGCACCGTGGTCATCGCGCACGGCTCCTCGACCGCCGAAGGCATCGCCGCCGCGTGCTCGCTCGCCGCGACCCTGGCGCGGCAGGGCACGGTCGCGCGGGTCGGGGAACGGGTCGCCGCGGCGTCGCGGTCGCACCGCCGCCGCTGGCCTGCCAATAACCACGAGGACCGGTGA
- the argS gene encoding arginine--tRNA ligase: MTDPQLVLAERVQQALGAAFGEEYAGADPLIRPSQFADYQANVALSLAKRLRRAPREVAQAIADALGSGEMFAKVEVSGPGFINITLDDRWIAEQAGQVLTDPRAGVGFTTPPRTVVIDYSAPNAAKEMHVGHLRTTIVGDSLARLSAHLGNRVIRQNHLGDWGTPFGMLIEYLLDSGEATSLARLENGEGNEFYQEARSKFDGDDDFKERARRRVATLQAGDSETLRLWHLFMDATVRYFNKIYSILGVTLTDDDIAGESIYNPLLAETCDDLEQAGVAVMSEGALCVFPPGFTGSDDKPLPLIIRKSDGGYGYATTDMAAIRYRVRDLKADRILYVVGNEQSLHFQMVFAAARHAGWLPEDVSAEHIVIGMMLGSDGRRFRTRSGQSIKLIDLLNEAVDRADAAIADRGYDDATRAEIARAVGIGAVKYADLSVSHDSEYILDFDRMLSFTGNTGPYMQYATARIRSIFRKAELDPASFTSAPPPLSLGTPAERALALQLLEFPTVLETAAAAAEPHRLCAYLYETASTFTTFYESCPILKPGTDPQTRASRLALSALTLTTLQTGLTLLGVPIPARM, from the coding sequence ATGACCGATCCGCAGCTCGTGCTCGCCGAGCGGGTCCAGCAGGCACTCGGCGCCGCCTTCGGCGAGGAGTACGCAGGCGCAGACCCGCTGATCCGGCCGTCCCAGTTCGCCGACTACCAGGCGAACGTGGCGCTGAGCCTGGCCAAGCGACTGCGACGCGCACCGCGGGAGGTCGCTCAGGCCATCGCCGACGCGCTCGGCTCCGGCGAGATGTTCGCCAAGGTCGAGGTCAGCGGGCCCGGTTTCATCAACATCACCCTCGACGACCGGTGGATCGCCGAGCAGGCCGGCCAGGTCCTCACCGACCCGCGGGCCGGCGTCGGGTTCACCACGCCGCCACGCACCGTCGTGATCGACTACTCCGCGCCGAACGCCGCCAAGGAGATGCACGTCGGTCACCTGCGCACCACGATCGTCGGCGACTCGCTGGCCCGGCTGTCGGCGCATCTCGGCAACCGCGTCATCCGGCAGAACCACCTCGGCGACTGGGGCACCCCGTTCGGCATGCTGATCGAGTATCTGCTCGACAGCGGCGAGGCCACCTCGCTGGCGCGGCTGGAGAACGGCGAGGGCAACGAGTTCTACCAGGAGGCCCGGAGCAAATTCGACGGCGACGACGACTTCAAGGAGCGTGCGCGGCGGCGGGTCGCCACCCTCCAGGCCGGCGACTCCGAGACGCTGCGGCTGTGGCACCTGTTCATGGACGCCACCGTGCGCTACTTCAACAAGATCTACTCCATTCTCGGCGTCACCCTCACCGATGACGACATCGCCGGCGAGAGCATCTACAACCCGCTGCTCGCCGAGACCTGTGACGACCTGGAGCAGGCCGGGGTCGCCGTGATGAGCGAAGGCGCGCTGTGCGTGTTCCCGCCGGGGTTCACCGGCAGCGACGACAAGCCCCTGCCGCTGATCATCCGCAAGAGCGACGGCGGCTACGGCTACGCGACCACCGACATGGCCGCCATCCGGTACCGCGTGCGCGACCTCAAGGCCGACCGCATCCTCTACGTCGTCGGCAACGAGCAGTCCCTGCACTTCCAGATGGTGTTCGCCGCCGCGCGCCACGCGGGGTGGCTCCCCGAGGACGTCTCGGCCGAGCACATCGTCATCGGCATGATGCTCGGCTCGGACGGCCGGCGGTTCCGCACGCGCAGCGGCCAGTCCATCAAGCTGATCGACCTGCTCAACGAGGCGGTCGACCGCGCCGACGCCGCCATCGCCGACCGGGGCTACGACGACGCCACACGCGCCGAGATCGCGCGCGCCGTCGGCATCGGCGCCGTCAAGTACGCCGACCTGTCGGTGAGCCACGACAGCGAGTACATCCTCGACTTCGACCGCATGCTGTCCTTCACCGGCAACACCGGCCCGTACATGCAGTACGCCACGGCGCGGATCCGCTCCATCTTCCGCAAGGCGGAGCTGGACCCGGCAAGCTTCACCTCCGCGCCGCCGCCACTGAGCCTCGGCACCCCGGCGGAGCGCGCGCTGGCGCTGCAGCTCCTCGAGTTCCCGACCGTGCTCGAGACCGCCGCCGCGGCGGCCGAGCCGCACCGGCTCTGCGCCTACCTGTACGAGACCGCCAGCACCTTCACCACGTTCTACGAGTCCTGCCCCATCCTCAAGCCGGGGACGGACCCGCAGACCCGTGCGTCCCGCCTGGCCCTCTCGGCCCTGACCCTCACCACGCTCCAGACCGGTCTCACTCTGCTCGGCGTCCCCATCCCGGCCCGCATGTAG
- a CDS encoding DUF1707 domain-containing protein has protein sequence MSSLQPFESGDTAQRASDADRDQVAAVLGEALATGRLNSVEHADRLEAAYSAVTVGDLVPLTRDLPSVTRPVAAGGAERQAVAAVFSKVVRGGRWIAGRHTRLQSTFGALIVDLSDAVLPGREITLELNSTFGKLIVRVPANARVVDEGRAVFAKRHISGGEPGDDPNAPVIRVTGRAAFGKIVVSRGAADWHWPWRAD, from the coding sequence GTGAGCTCTCTACAGCCCTTTGAGTCAGGGGACACCGCTCAGCGTGCGTCGGATGCCGACCGGGACCAGGTGGCCGCGGTTCTCGGGGAGGCGCTCGCCACCGGTCGGCTCAACAGTGTCGAGCATGCGGATCGGCTGGAGGCGGCCTATTCGGCCGTGACGGTCGGCGATCTTGTGCCGCTCACCAGGGACCTTCCTTCCGTCACGCGGCCGGTCGCGGCCGGCGGGGCCGAGCGGCAGGCGGTGGCGGCGGTGTTCAGCAAGGTGGTCAGGGGTGGCCGGTGGATCGCGGGGCGGCACACGCGGCTGCAGTCCACGTTCGGCGCGCTGATCGTCGATCTTTCGGACGCGGTGCTACCGGGCCGGGAGATCACGCTTGAGCTGAATTCGACGTTCGGCAAGCTCATCGTGCGGGTGCCGGCCAATGCGCGGGTCGTCGACGAGGGGCGTGCTGTCTTCGCCAAGCGTCACATATCCGGCGGTGAGCCGGGGGATGACCCTAATGCGCCGGTGATCCGGGTGACCGGCCGCGCCGCGTTCGGGAAGATCGTGGTGTCACGAGGAGCCGCCGACTGGCACTGGCCCTGGCGCGCGGACTAG
- a CDS encoding PhzF family phenazine biosynthesis protein, with amino-acid sequence MRIFTVDSFTDRPFKGNPAGVCLLESSRSDEWMQSLARELRHSETAFVDPREQGHPYGLRWFTPATEVDLCGHATMAAAHVLYSTGAAAGAIEFSTRSGILTTKMLDNGFISMDFPAYPPSEVPVPEGLEQALGATPVWVGKGVLDLLVELESEQAVRDLTPDIPALTGIDARAVCVTARATSKDLDYVSRFFAPKVGVPEDPVTGSAHCMLSPYWSTKLGEDTLVAAQLSERGGEIHTTYAPPRTLLSGPATTVWSGDLHI; translated from the coding sequence ATGCGTATCTTCACCGTTGATTCGTTCACCGACCGGCCCTTCAAGGGTAACCCGGCGGGGGTCTGCCTGCTGGAATCCTCGCGATCCGACGAGTGGATGCAGTCCCTGGCCAGAGAGTTGCGGCACTCCGAGACGGCCTTCGTCGACCCCCGCGAACAGGGGCACCCCTACGGTCTGCGGTGGTTCACCCCGGCCACGGAAGTCGATTTGTGCGGCCACGCGACGATGGCCGCGGCCCATGTCCTTTATTCCACAGGCGCCGCCGCCGGTGCCATCGAATTTTCCACCCGAAGTGGAATCCTCACCACAAAAATGCTTGATAACGGATTTATCTCGATGGATTTTCCCGCCTACCCGCCGTCCGAGGTCCCCGTTCCCGAGGGCCTGGAGCAAGCCCTCGGCGCGACCCCTGTGTGGGTCGGCAAGGGTGTCCTGGACCTGTTGGTGGAGCTGGAATCCGAGCAGGCCGTCCGCGACCTCACCCCCGACATCCCGGCGCTGACCGGCATCGACGCACGCGCCGTCTGCGTCACCGCTCGCGCCACATCGAAAGACCTCGACTACGTGTCCCGCTTCTTCGCGCCGAAAGTCGGCGTCCCAGAAGACCCGGTAACCGGCTCGGCCCATTGCATGCTCTCTCCGTACTGGTCCACCAAACTAGGCGAAGACACCCTGGTGGCCGCACAGCTGTCGGAGCGCGGAGGCGAGATCCACACCACCTACGCACCTCCCCGAACCCTCCTGAGCGGCCCTGCAACCACAGTCTGGTCCGGAGATCTACACATCTAA